From Saprospiraceae bacterium, one genomic window encodes:
- a CDS encoding GMC family oxidoreductase has product MILEFDYIVIGSGFGGSVSAMRLSEKGYKVLIIEKGKRWGNNDFPKSSWNLRKFLWIPSLRCFGIMKMNFINKLLVLSGAGVGGGSLVYGNVHMIPDEQFWESDGWQIKKNWKSILWPFYERAKYMLGSTIYQKEFYEDKILRDVAIDMNRGSTYRAVDYVGIYFSEDQKAKDPYFGGKGPKRSPCIECAGCMIGCRHNAKNSLDKNYLWFAEKYGATILPETLVTKIEYVQGKYKITTKTQTKLFGKAEQEFIAKGLICSAGVLGTVKLLLRQRDFYKTLPGLSNQLGHSILTNQEMIAGIGYTPYKLNHGIAISRMFQPDRNTFVELCKYPNGSGTMFKLGLPAAGPGPIFVRMIKSFLQWIRNPLTLFKIIFHPKTANSSIILLVMQSLPGKLKLGLKSFWWGTKLKIDKDFQENISSYLPIGQEVMLKYAQKSKGIPLNAFNELLFGMNTTAHILGGCPIGPHSATSVVNELLEVHNYPNMYIIDGSIIPANLGVNPSLTIAAMAEYAMDSIPNKKQN; this is encoded by the coding sequence TTGATTTTGGAGTTTGACTATATTGTTATCGGATCAGGTTTTGGCGGTAGTGTTAGCGCAATGAGACTATCTGAAAAAGGATACAAAGTCTTGATCATCGAAAAAGGGAAGCGATGGGGAAATAATGATTTTCCAAAAAGTAGTTGGAATCTTAGAAAATTCCTTTGGATTCCTTCATTGCGCTGTTTTGGAATTATGAAGATGAATTTTATTAACAAATTATTAGTCCTTAGCGGTGCAGGAGTCGGAGGAGGAAGTCTGGTTTATGGAAATGTGCACATGATTCCTGACGAACAATTTTGGGAAAGCGATGGCTGGCAGATAAAAAAAAACTGGAAATCAATTTTATGGCCATTTTATGAGAGGGCAAAGTACATGTTGGGTTCTACCATTTATCAAAAAGAATTCTATGAAGATAAAATCTTAAGAGATGTTGCCATTGATATGAACCGGGGTTCCACCTACAGAGCGGTAGATTATGTGGGAATATATTTCTCTGAAGACCAAAAAGCAAAAGATCCCTATTTTGGCGGGAAAGGTCCTAAAAGATCACCCTGTATTGAATGTGCCGGATGCATGATAGGTTGCAGGCACAATGCGAAAAATAGTTTGGATAAAAACTATTTGTGGTTTGCAGAAAAATATGGCGCCACTATATTACCTGAAACTTTGGTCACCAAAATTGAATATGTCCAAGGAAAATATAAGATTACTACGAAAACTCAAACAAAGCTTTTCGGAAAAGCTGAACAAGAATTTATTGCAAAGGGACTGATTTGCAGTGCCGGAGTGCTCGGCACCGTTAAACTACTTCTGCGGCAAAGGGATTTTTATAAAACCTTACCAGGATTGTCAAACCAATTGGGTCATTCTATCCTTACCAATCAGGAAATGATAGCGGGAATTGGTTATACGCCTTACAAACTAAACCATGGAATTGCCATCAGTAGAATGTTTCAACCCGATCGCAATACCTTTGTAGAATTGTGCAAATATCCAAATGGAAGTGGAACAATGTTCAAATTGGGTCTCCCTGCTGCTGGACCAGGACCAATTTTTGTAAGAATGATAAAGTCTTTTTTACAATGGATTAGAAACCCTCTGACCCTATTCAAAATAATCTTCCATCCCAAGACAGCAAACAGTTCTATAATACTTTTGGTCATGCAATCCTTACCAGGTAAATTAAAATTAGGATTAAAGTCTTTTTGGTGGGGAACAAAGCTCAAAATAGACAAGGATTTTCAAGAAAATATATCCAGCTATTTACCAATAGGGCAAGAGGTCATGTTAAAATATGCTCAAAAATCAAAAGGCATTCCACTTAATGCATTTAATGAACTACTTTTTGGCATGAATACCACCGCACATATTTTAGGAGGCTGTCCTATTGGTCCTCACTCAGCTACTTCTGTCGTAAATGAATTATTGGAAGTCCATAACTATCCAAACATGTATATCATTGATGGATCTATCATACCAGCGAATTTAGGGGTCAACCCTTCCTTAACCATTGCTGCAATGGCTGAATATGCAATGGATAGCATTCCAAACAAAAAGCAAAATTAG
- a CDS encoding type I restriction enzyme HsdR N-terminal domain-containing protein — MKVIDLNLQSLESLVQRSPDQLLFDPVRKKWVKNQPEEFVRQLMIIHLHKILGYSYSNMAVERLIKLHGLSRRFDILVYDKNARPLILVECKSFESNLSQEVWNQVARYNFEVRARYLCITSGLQSLIARIDHEKGVIEELEVLPHSSLLLD; from the coding sequence ATGAAAGTGATTGATCTTAATTTGCAATCACTGGAATCATTGGTACAAAGAAGTCCCGATCAGTTATTGTTTGATCCAGTCAGAAAAAAATGGGTGAAGAACCAGCCTGAAGAGTTTGTAAGACAATTGATGATCATACACTTGCACAAGATATTGGGATATTCATATTCAAACATGGCTGTTGAAAGATTGATTAAATTACATGGACTTTCAAGGCGATTTGATATTTTGGTGTATGATAAAAATGCTCGTCCCCTGATATTGGTAGAATGTAAATCCTTTGAATCAAATTTATCACAAGAGGTTTGGAATCAGGTAGCCAGATACAATTTTGAAGTCAGGGCCAGGTATCTTTGTATTACTTCAGGACTTCAAAGTCTTATAGCCAGAATCGATCATGAGAAGGGTGTTATTGAGGAATTGGAAGTTTTACCCCATTCTTCTTTGTTGCTAGATTAG